The following DNA comes from Janthinobacterium sp. TB1-E2.
GTCATGGGAGGCTTCTCTATGAGTGGGGTCTATCCGAATTGGGGGCATACGCGCGAAGAACAAGGGCGTATTGCGCTTGCGCAAGCAATCCACGATTATAGACCAAGCCGCCTGTAGCGACGAATCGTGGGGCCGTCCGGGGCATATATGGCTTAGAATACTTCCTTATTATGGGAAATTCCCTTTCAGAAACATTTTTCACCTTGCAGCGCTTCCCAGAATGACTAAACCAGCCCAGGCCAATCAAAATAGCTACACCCGAAAACCGGTCGAACGCCGCCCGCTGCCCAACCGGCTGGTGCGGCTGCTGTCCGAGGCGCGCTGGTTCGCGCTGGCCGCGTTTGCCTTGTATTTCGTGCTGATCCTGGCCAGCTTCAACAAGCTCGACCCCGGCTGGTCGCACGCCACCAATGTCGACAAGGTGGCCAACCTGGGCGGCAAGCTCGGTGCGACCTTTTCCGATTTGCTGCTGTATATCTTCGGCTTTTCCGCCTGGTGGTGGTGCGTGTGGCTGCTGCGCACGGTATGGCATGGCTATCGCCGCCTGAGCAAGCGCTTCCTGCTGGAAGAGGAAGAGGTGGAGCGCGAGCACCATGTCGAGATGCTGATTCGCATCGTCGGCTTCTCCATCATGCTGATCGGCAGCATGGGACTCGAATACTTGCGCATGGCAAAAAGCTTGCACGTGCAGCTGCCGCGCGATCCGGGCGGCGTGCTGGGCCAGCTGGTCGGGCACTCGGCCCACGTGGCCTTTGGCTTTACGGGCGCGACCTTGCTGCTGTTGCTGCTGTTCGGCCTGGGTTTCAGCTTGTTCTTCCACGTATCCTGGCTGCAAGTGGCTGAACGCATCGGCGGCGCCATCGAAGACGCCGTCAACTGGTTCGTGCTGCGCTACCAGGACCGCGAAGACCGCCGCCAGGGCGAAGTGGCCGCCGTGCGCCGCGACGAAGTGGTGGTGATCGAGCGTGCCAAGCACGTGGAGAAGCATGTGGCCGCGCCGCCTGTCAAGATCGAGCCGCAGGTGGTGACGGTGGTGAAATCGGAGCGCGTGGAAAAGGAACGCCAGGCCCATCTGTTCGAGAACCTGGGCGATGGCAAGCTGCCGCCGTTGTCCTTGCTCGATGAAGCGCCGCCCGTGGTGGAAACCGTGTCCGTGGAAACGCTGGAATTCACGAGCCGCCTGATCGAAAAGAAATTGTCGGACTTTGGCGTGGATGCCAAGGTAGTGGCCGCTTACCCCGGCCCCGTCGTCACGCGCTATGAAATCGAGCCGGCCACGGGTGTCAAAGGCAGCCAGATCGTGGGCCTGGCGCGCGACCTGGCCCGTTCGCTGTCGCTGACTTCCATCCGCGTGGTGGAAACCATTCCTGGCAAGAATTACATGGCGCTGGAACTGCCGAACAGCAAGCGCCAGATCGTGCGCCTGACGGAAATCCTCGGCTCCAAGGTCTACAACGATGGAGTCTCCAGCCTGACGATTGCGCTGGGCAAGGATATCGCGGGTAAACCCGTCGTGGCCGACCTGGCGAAAATGCCCCACTTGCTGGTGGCCGGTACCACCGGTTCCGGTAAATCCGTGGGCATCAATGCGACGATTCTCTCGCTGCTGTACAAGTCCGACCCGCTCGACGTACGGCTGATTTTGATCGATCCGAAGATGCTGGAAATGTCCGTCTACGAAGGCATTCCGCACTTGCTGGCGCCCGTCGTGACCGACATGCGCCAGGCCGGCCACGCGCTGAACTGGGCCGTGAACGAGATGGAACGCCGCTACAAGCTGATGAGCAAGATGGGCGTGCGTAACCTGGCTGGCTACAACGCGAAGATTGCCGACGCGAAAAAGCGTGAAGAACATATCCCGAATCCGTTCAGCCTGACGCCGGATTCGCCGGAGCCGCTGGAAAAACTGCCGACCATCGTCATCATCATCGACGAGCTGGCCGACTTGATGATGGTGGTGGGTAAAAAAGTCGAGGAATTGATCGCGCGTATCGCGCAAAAGGCGCGCGCCGCCGGCTTGCACTTGATTCTGGCCACACAGCGCCCATCTGTAGACGTGATCACGGGCTTGATCAAGGCGAACATCCCCACGCGTATCGCCTTCCAGGTATCGTCGAAGATCGACTCGCGCACCATTCTCGACCAGATGGGCGCGGAAACCCTGCTGGGCATGGGCGACATGCTGTACATGCCGCCCGGCACTGGTTTGCCGATGCGCGTGCACGGCGCGTTCGTGTCCGATGAAGAAGTCCATCGCGTTGTCAGCCATCTCAAGCTGCAGGGCGAACCGAATTACATCGAGGGCATCCTCGAAGGCGGCACCCTGGAAGGCGACGGCGCTGAAGGCGGCGTGCCTGGCGAGGGCGGCGGCGAGGCCGATGCCCTGTACGACCAGGCGGTGGCGGTGGTGCTGAAAAACCGCCGCGCCTCGATTTCGCTGGTGCAGCGTCATTTGCGCATCGGCTACAACCGCGCCGCCCGTCTGCTCGAGCAGATGGAGCAGAGCGGGGTGGTATCAACCATGCAATCCAATGGCAACAGGGAAATCCTGGTGCCGGCGGCCAGTAGTGAACAAGGGTAAACAGAATGAAGAACACGACTTTCGCAGCAAAAATGATGATCGGCGCGGCCAGCGTTGCCTGCAGCCTGCTGTTTGCGGCCAGCGCCTCGGCCAGCGCGCTTGAGCAATTCAAGAGCTTTGCGGCCGGCACCAAGTCGGCCAAGGGCGAGTTCGTGCAGCGCCAGGTCAAGAAGGCTGACGCCGGCGGCAAGGCGAAAGTGTCGACGCCGGCCAGCGGCACGTTCGAGTTTGCCCGCCCAGGCAAGTTCATCTGGACCTATCTGAAGCCGTACGAGCAGCTGCTGCAAGCCGATGGCGACAAGCTGTACATCTACGACAAGGACTTGAGCCAGGTGACGGTCAAGAAACTGGGCGACGCGCTCGGTTCCTCGCCAGCGGCGATTTTGTTCGGCAGCAACGACCTGGAAAAGAACTTTACCTTGGCCGAAGCGGGCACGCGCGATGGCCTGGAATGGCTGAAAGCGACACCGAAAGCCAAGGACACGACGTTCGACGAAATTACCATCGGCCTGCGCAATGGCGTGCCGGAAGCGATGGAATTGCGCGATTCGTTCGGGCAGACGTCGGTGCTGGCGTTCAAGAACTTCCAGAAAAATCCGGCCTTATCTGCCAATCACTTTAAATTTGTCATGCCCAAGGGCGCCGACGTCATCAACAATTAAGACTGTCGCGCCTTGCGTATGAGCCAGCCTCGCAGCAATGCGGGGCTTTTGCATTCTTATTAGGTAACTCAATATGGCGGATCTCTTTTCCACCGCACCGCGCCAGCCCTTGGCCGAAGCCTTGCGGCCGGCTACCCTGAATGAAGTCATCGGCCAGACGCATCTGCTGGGCGTGGGCAAGCCTCTGCGTCTCGCGTTTGAGGCGGGCAAGGCCCATTCGATGATTTTGTGGGGGCCGCCCGGCGTGGGCAAGACCACCCTGGCGCGCCTGATGGCCAATGCCTTCGACAGCGAGTTCATCGCCCTGTCGGCCGTGTTCGCCGGCGTAAAAGATATCCGCGCGGCCATGGATCAGGCACGCCACAGCCTGGACCAGTTCGGCAAGCACACATTATTGTTCGTCGACGAGATTCACAGATTCAACAAGTCGCAGCAGGATGCCTTGCTGCCCTTCGTCGAATCGGGCCTGGTGACGTTTATTGGCGCCACCACCGAAAACCCCAGCTTTGAAGTGAACTCGGCACTGCTGTCGCGCGCGCAAGTGTATGTGTTGAAATCGCTTAACGAAGACGAGATGAAACAGTTGCTGGCCAAGGCGCAGTCCACGGCCCTGGCGCACTTGAGCTTTGATGAGGCGGCCGCCGATACTCTGATCGGCTATGCGGATGGCGATGCGCGGCGTTTCCTGAATTTGCTGGAACAGGCCGAGACGGCCGCCAGCTCGACGGGTACGACCAGGATCGACGCGGCCTTCGTCGACAATGCGCTGACCCTCAATTCGCGCCGCTTCGACAAGGGTGGCGACAATTTCTATGACCAGATTTCCGCGCTGCATAAATCCGTGCGTGGCTCCAACCCCGATGCTGCCCTGTACTGGTTTTGCCGCATGATCGACGGCGGCGCCGACCCGCGCTATCTGTCGCGGCGCATCGTGCGCATGGCCTGGGAAGACATCGGCCTGGCCGACCCGCGCGCCCTGACCATGGTCAATGATGCGGCCGAAACGTATGAACGCTTGGGTTCGCCCGAAGGCGAGCTGGCGCTGGGCCAGGCGGTGATTTACCTGGCGATTGCCGCGAAAAGCAATGCCGGCTATAACGCCTTCAATACGGCGATGGCGTTTGTCAAGAAAGACAAGTCGAAGGAAGTGCCCGTGCATCTACGCAATGCACCGACGAAGCTGATGAAGGAACTCGGTTACGGCCACGCCTACCGCTACGCGCACGACGAGCCTGATGCGTATGCGGCTGGCGAAACCTACTTCCCGGACGGCATGGCCGAACCGGGCTGGTACCAGCCCGTGCCGCGCGGTCTGGAAAGCAAGATCGCCGATAAATTGGCGTGGCTGCGCGAGCTGGACAGAAAAGCAGGAAAACCAGCCGGCAAGGGCTGAGGTTACAGCCCCAGCAGGGTGAAACCGTCATCCTGCGGCGCATAGCCGACCAGCTGGCGCGTCGCCGCAATCGACAGCCGCTTGTAGCGGTTGTCCGACACCCCATGCACGACGTGGTAGCCGGCCGGCACGTCCGCCGTCACGCAGCGGGCCAGTAGTTGCACCACGTCACGCTCGCTGATGAAGGCGGCGATGTCGCGTGCGCTGTGCTGCTGGCCTGGCGCAAAGTGGGCCACGTTGGCGATGCGCACGGCAATCGCCGTCATGCCGTGCTGGTGCGCAAAGGCCGAGGCCACGCCTTCGCCAAACGCCTTGCTGGCGCCATACATGTTCGCGGGGCGCGCCGGCATGCTTTCCTGCACTTGCACGTCCAGCGGATAGCCTTCGATGGCTTGCGCGCTGCTGGCAAGCACCACTCTTTTCACTCCCTGTTCCTGTGCCGCGCGGAAGATGTTGTGCGTGCCGACGATGTTCGGCTGCAGCAATTGCGCATCGAAATCGGCGCTGGCGTGCGGCACGCCGGCCAGGTGCAGCACCACGTCAATATCGGCGCAGGCGGCCAGGCAGGCGGCATAGTCAGCCACGTCGAGCTTGATGGATGGGCAGGGTGCTTCGGCCAGCTTGCCTGTGTGCAGGTCGGCCAGGCGCAGGGAGAATTCTCCGTGCCGGCGCTTCCAGAAAGCGGTGCCGATGATGCCGGCGGCGCCCGTGACGAGGACGCGCAGTGGAGCTTGTGTCATGTATTCCTTGTGATCAGTGTGTGAGGCAGTGCCAGGTTCAGCCAGCGCAGCAGGGTGGGGCGCGGTGCGGCCGTCCCATGCACACGGATGTGTCCGCTACCCACGGCTTCGACGAGCACCAGGCCGTCGTTCGGTATCGTGTAGCGTTCGCCGCTGCGCAGCACGCAATCCTCGAACTGGGCGTAGGCCGTGATCCACGCCGTGCCGGACAGGCATTCGATGACCCTGGCGTGCGCTTTTTCCAGGCGCAAAGGCCGTTCGCTGCGTAATTCGTGGTCGGTATGCATGGCATCGCTCCTGTTGTGCTGACAGGAACAGCTTAGGCGCTTGCCGCGAACCATGACAGATGCAGGAAAACGAAATTGTGATGCATACAGTGTCCCTTGTCGTACACTGTGCTTGTCAAAAAACTCGGCAACTGTATCTGTGCCGGCCACGCGCTCGAGCCGCATACTGAAGGGATGAACATGAGCGCGCATTTGAATCTGTACGAGCACCTGGCCAACGAACTGGGCGCCTTGATCGACTCGCGCGTGTTCGCGCCCGGCGACCGCCTGCCGTCGATCCGCCACCTGGCGCAGCAAAAGCGCATTTCCGTCAGCACGGTGATGCAAGCCTTGCGCCTGATGGAAGACCGGGGGCAAGTCGATGCGCGGCCCCAGTCCGGCTATTTCGTGCGCCACCGCGCGCCGCGCCGCCCGTGCAGCGCGGACGCCCAGCATTTGAAGGAGCCGGCCTTTGTCGGCATCAACAACCTGTTGATGCGCGTGCTGAAGGAAAACGAGGCGCCCGATATCGTACAGCTGGGCACGGCCTGGCCGCCCGACGAGATACTGCCCATCAAGCGCATGCAGCGCACCATCAGCGCCGTGGCGCGGCGCGAGCCCGCTTTATTGAGCAAGGTCAGCTGTTACGACGTCAGCGAAAGCAATTTCCTGCGCCAGGTGACGCGCCGCGCGCTGGACTGGGGCAAGCTGGACCCGTACGAGATCGTCGTGACGAATTCCTGCACGGAAGCAATCAGCCTG
Coding sequences within:
- a CDS encoding replication-associated recombination protein A → MADLFSTAPRQPLAEALRPATLNEVIGQTHLLGVGKPLRLAFEAGKAHSMILWGPPGVGKTTLARLMANAFDSEFIALSAVFAGVKDIRAAMDQARHSLDQFGKHTLLFVDEIHRFNKSQQDALLPFVESGLVTFIGATTENPSFEVNSALLSRAQVYVLKSLNEDEMKQLLAKAQSTALAHLSFDEAAADTLIGYADGDARRFLNLLEQAETAASSTGTTRIDAAFVDNALTLNSRRFDKGGDNFYDQISALHKSVRGSNPDAALYWFCRMIDGGADPRYLSRRIVRMAWEDIGLADPRALTMVNDAAETYERLGSPEGELALGQAVIYLAIAAKSNAGYNAFNTAMAFVKKDKSKEVPVHLRNAPTKLMKELGYGHAYRYAHDEPDAYAAGETYFPDGMAEPGWYQPVPRGLESKIADKLAWLRELDRKAGKPAGKG
- a CDS encoding NAD(P)-dependent oxidoreductase translates to MTQAPLRVLVTGAAGIIGTAFWKRRHGEFSLRLADLHTGKLAEAPCPSIKLDVADYAACLAACADIDVVLHLAGVPHASADFDAQLLQPNIVGTHNIFRAAQEQGVKRVVLASSAQAIEGYPLDVQVQESMPARPANMYGASKAFGEGVASAFAHQHGMTAIAVRIANVAHFAPGQQHSARDIAAFISERDVVQLLARCVTADVPAGYHVVHGVSDNRYKRLSIAATRQLVGYAPQDDGFTLLGL
- the lolA gene encoding outer membrane lipoprotein chaperone LolA, producing MKNTTFAAKMMIGAASVACSLLFAASASASALEQFKSFAAGTKSAKGEFVQRQVKKADAGGKAKVSTPASGTFEFARPGKFIWTYLKPYEQLLQADGDKLYIYDKDLSQVTVKKLGDALGSSPAAILFGSNDLEKNFTLAEAGTRDGLEWLKATPKAKDTTFDEITIGLRNGVPEAMELRDSFGQTSVLAFKNFQKNPALSANHFKFVMPKGADVINN
- a CDS encoding DNA translocase FtsK; its protein translation is MTKPAQANQNSYTRKPVERRPLPNRLVRLLSEARWFALAAFALYFVLILASFNKLDPGWSHATNVDKVANLGGKLGATFSDLLLYIFGFSAWWWCVWLLRTVWHGYRRLSKRFLLEEEEVEREHHVEMLIRIVGFSIMLIGSMGLEYLRMAKSLHVQLPRDPGGVLGQLVGHSAHVAFGFTGATLLLLLLFGLGFSLFFHVSWLQVAERIGGAIEDAVNWFVLRYQDREDRRQGEVAAVRRDEVVVIERAKHVEKHVAAPPVKIEPQVVTVVKSERVEKERQAHLFENLGDGKLPPLSLLDEAPPVVETVSVETLEFTSRLIEKKLSDFGVDAKVVAAYPGPVVTRYEIEPATGVKGSQIVGLARDLARSLSLTSIRVVETIPGKNYMALELPNSKRQIVRLTEILGSKVYNDGVSSLTIALGKDIAGKPVVADLAKMPHLLVAGTTGSGKSVGINATILSLLYKSDPLDVRLILIDPKMLEMSVYEGIPHLLAPVVTDMRQAGHALNWAVNEMERRYKLMSKMGVRNLAGYNAKIADAKKREEHIPNPFSLTPDSPEPLEKLPTIVIIIDELADLMMVVGKKVEELIARIAQKARAAGLHLILATQRPSVDVITGLIKANIPTRIAFQVSSKIDSRTILDQMGAETLLGMGDMLYMPPGTGLPMRVHGAFVSDEEVHRVVSHLKLQGEPNYIEGILEGGTLEGDGAEGGVPGEGGGEADALYDQAVAVVLKNRRASISLVQRHLRIGYNRAARLLEQMEQSGVVSTMQSNGNREILVPAASSEQG
- a CDS encoding DUF2917 domain-containing protein gives rise to the protein MHTDHELRSERPLRLEKAHARVIECLSGTAWITAYAQFEDCVLRSGERYTIPNDGLVLVEAVGSGHIRVHGTAAPRPTLLRWLNLALPHTLITRNT